The following are encoded in a window of Thermoanaerobacter ethanolicus JW 200 genomic DNA:
- a CDS encoding ParB/RepB/Spo0J family partition protein encodes MAGKKGLGRGLQALIPEYQTEELQGVETINIAYIHPNQYQPRKQFDEESLKELAESIKQHGVIQPIIVRKVDSGYQIVAGERRWRAAKIAGLSEIPAIVKDFDDLQIMEIALIENLQREDLNPIEEAKAYKALIEQFNLTQEEISKKIGKSRSVIANSIRLLNLDDRVQEMLVKGDITIGHAKVILSLPNKSLQYEAAKKVVEENLNVRETENLVKNLLRKNEKITKKLKLDKIDVHVKEIEDNLCSFLGTKVKISQRSKDRGIIQIEYYSEEDLTRIIEIIYGKG; translated from the coding sequence ATGGCTGGTAAAAAGGGGCTAGGTAGAGGATTACAGGCTCTTATACCGGAATATCAAACAGAAGAACTGCAAGGGGTAGAAACGATAAATATAGCCTATATTCATCCCAATCAATACCAACCGAGAAAACAATTTGATGAAGAAAGTTTAAAAGAATTAGCAGAATCTATTAAACAACATGGAGTTATTCAGCCAATTATAGTAAGAAAGGTAGATTCTGGATATCAAATAGTAGCAGGGGAAAGACGTTGGAGAGCTGCTAAAATTGCGGGACTTTCGGAAATACCAGCAATTGTGAAGGATTTTGATGATTTACAGATTATGGAAATAGCCTTGATTGAGAATTTGCAAAGGGAAGATTTAAATCCCATCGAGGAAGCTAAAGCATATAAAGCATTGATAGAACAATTTAATCTTACACAAGAAGAGATATCTAAAAAAATTGGCAAGAGCCGTTCGGTAATTGCAAATAGCATAAGACTTCTCAATCTCGACGATAGAGTGCAAGAAATGTTAGTGAAAGGTGATATAACAATAGGCCATGCAAAGGTTATACTTTCTTTACCAAATAAAAGTTTACAGTATGAAGCAGCAAAAAAAGTTGTTGAAGAAAATTTAAATGTAAGAGAAACAGAAAATTTAGTAAAGAATCTATTGCGTAAAAATGAAAAAATCACGAAAAAGCTAAAGTTGGACAAGATAGATGTGCATGTTAAGGAAATAGAAGATAATTTATGCAGTTTTTTAGGAACAAAAGTAAAAATATCTCAAAGAAGTAAAGATAGAGGAATTATACAAATAGAATATTACAGTGAGGAAGATTTGACAAGAATTATTGAAATCATTTATGGAAAGGGCTAA